In Leishmania braziliensis MHOM/BR/75/M2904 complete genome, chromosome 18, the following proteins share a genomic window:
- a CDS encoding putative dynein light chain 2B, cytoplasmic, whose translation MATTGSGADIEELVKRITSHRGVRGFLIINNEGIAIRHSFTEASRELAVQYAALFQPLAISAKTVLQEIDNNNELQVVRLRTKKDEIIVAPDSKYMLVIIQDAELDKVEAKK comes from the coding sequence ATGGCGACCACCGGCTCTGGCGCTGATATCGAGGAGCTGGTGAAGCGCATCACCTCTCACCGCGGCGTGCGCGGGTTCTTAATCATCAACAATGAAGGCATCGCCATCCGCCATAGCTTCACCGAGGCATCGCGGGAGCTGGCGGTCCAGTACGCGGCGCTTTTCCAGCCCCTGGCGATAAGCGCCAAaacggtgctgcaggagatcgacaacaacaacgagcTCCAAGTCGTCCGGCTGCGCACCAAGAAGGACGAAATCATTGTGGCACCGGATAGCAAGTACATGCTCGTCATCATCCAAGACGCAGAGTTGGACaaggtggaggcgaagaagtAA
- a CDS encoding UDP-glucose pyrophosphorylase gives MEIDMKAISAAAQACVKKMRDAKVNEACIRTFIAQHVMVSNGETGSIPDSAITRIESLDELEGLTTECDNAVLQSTVVLKLNGGLGTGMGLHDAKTLLDVKDGKTFLDFTALQVQYLRQHCSERLRFMLMNSFNTSASTRRFLEARYPWLYQVFDSEVELMQNQVPKILQDTLEPVTWPEDPGCEWAPPGHGDIYTALYGSGKLQELVNQGYRYIFVSNGDNLGATIDKRVLAYMEEKQIDFLMEVCRRTESDKKGGHLARQVVCAKSKGSQPDASTGGLLLLRELAQCPKEDMNNFQDINKHSFFNTNNLWIRLPALLATMEKHGGTLPLPVIRNEKTVDPSNPASPKVYQLETAMGAAIAMFENASALVVPRSRFAPVKTCADLLALRSDAYVVTNDSRLVLDDRCHGHPPVVDLDNAHYKMMGGFEKLVQNGVPSLVKCKRLIVKGLVQFGTDNVLTGTVKIENAHSASAFVTPDGAKLTDTTVSPP, from the coding sequence ATGGAGATCGACATGAAGGccatcagcgccgccgctcagGCGTGCGTAAAGAAGATGCGCGACGCCAAGGTGAACGAGGCGTGCATCCGCACCTTCATTGCGCAGCACGTCATGGTCAGTAATGGTGAGACAGGGTCGATTCCCGACTCCGCCATCACGCGAATTGAGTCCCTCGATGAGCTGGAGGGACTCACCACTGAGTGCGACAACGCTGTCCTGCAGAGCACCGTTGTATTGAAGTTGAACGGCGGTCTCGGCACCGGTATGGGGCTGCACGACGCCAAGACGCTGCTTGATGTCAAAGATGGAAAAACGTTTCTTGACTTTACGGCACTGCAGGTGCAGTATCTTCGCCAGCACTGCAGCGAGCGTCTGCGCTTCATGTTGATGAATAGCTTCAACACCTCCGCTAGCACCAGGAGGTTCCTGGAGGCTCGCTACCCGTGGCTGTACCAGGTTTTTGACTCAGAGGTGGAGCTGATGCAGAACCAGGTGCCCAAAATATTGCAAGACACCCTCGAACCGGTAACATGGCCCGAGGACCCGGGGTGCGAGTGGGCGCCGCCGGGGCATGGCGACATCTACACCGCTTTGTATGGCTCTGGCAAGCTACAGGAACTTGTCAACCAGGGCTACCGCTACATCTTCGTCAGCAACGGTGACAACCTCGGAGCCACCATTGACAAGCGCGTGCTGGCGTAcatggaggagaagcagatCGACTTTCTGATGGAGGTGTGCCGCCGCACGGAGAGCGATAAGAAAGGCGGCCACCTGGCCCGGCAGGTCGTGTGCGCTAAGTCAAAGGGCTCTCAGCCAGATGCCAGCACGGGAGGGTTACTGTTGCTGCGGGAGTTGGCCCAGTGTCCCAAGGAGGATATGAACAATTTCCAAGACATCAACAAGCACTCCTTCTTTAACACTAACAACTTATGGATACGGCtcccggcgctgctggcgacgaTGGAGAAGCACGGCGGCACACTACCGTTGCCAGTTATCCGCAACGAGAAGACGGTCGACCCATCTAACCCAGCATCGCCCAAAGTGTACCAGCTAGAAACTGCCATGGGCGCCGCGATCGCCATGTTCGAAAACGCATCAGCCCTCGTCgtgcctcgcagccgcttcGCACCAGTGAAGACGTGCGCCGACCTGCTCGCTCTGCGCTCCGACGCCTATGTCGTGACGAACGACTCTCGGCTCGTACTGGACGATCGCTGCCACGGTCATCCACCCGTCGTCGACCTCGATAACGCGCACTACAAGATGATGGGCGGCTTTGAGAAACTCGTGCAGAACGGCGTGCCATCACTGGTCAAGTGCAAGCGCTTGATAGTGAAGGGACTGGTTCAGTTCGGCACTGACAACGTGCTGACGGGCACAGTCAAGATCGAGAATGCGCACAGCGCCTCGGCGTTCGTGACACCCGATGGCGCCAAGCTGACCGACACGACAGTGTCACCGCCGTAG